Proteins from a genomic interval of Kribbella aluminosa:
- a CDS encoding NUDIX hydrolase, which produces MDFVPLGLATDLVILTVRGGRLQVLLIRRGIPPYQGHWALPGGFVRPDEDLEATARRELAEETGLSAEGLHLEQVATYGAPHRDPRGRVVSVAYLALVPDLPAPVAGSDAASASWIDVNAVLEEHAADAVQDGRTGVREVRLAFDHRRILADAVERARAKLEYSPLATAFCPPEFTISELRGVYEAVWGIPLDPRNFHRKVTRTPEFVTPTSATTTRDGGRPAQLFHRGTATTLHPPMTRA; this is translated from the coding sequence ATGGATTTCGTGCCGCTCGGCCTGGCCACCGACCTGGTCATCCTGACCGTTCGCGGCGGCCGCCTGCAGGTGTTGCTGATCCGCCGCGGCATCCCGCCGTACCAGGGGCACTGGGCGCTGCCCGGCGGGTTCGTACGGCCGGACGAGGACCTGGAGGCGACCGCACGCCGCGAGCTGGCGGAGGAGACCGGCCTGTCCGCGGAAGGACTGCACCTCGAACAGGTCGCCACGTACGGCGCCCCGCACCGGGACCCGCGTGGCCGGGTGGTCAGCGTCGCGTACCTGGCCCTCGTCCCCGATCTCCCCGCCCCGGTAGCCGGCTCGGACGCCGCGTCGGCGAGCTGGATCGACGTCAACGCCGTACTCGAAGAGCACGCGGCGGATGCTGTGCAGGACGGGCGGACCGGCGTACGGGAGGTGCGACTTGCGTTCGACCATCGACGGATCCTTGCCGACGCGGTGGAGCGGGCCCGCGCGAAGCTGGAGTACTCGCCGTTGGCGACCGCGTTCTGCCCGCCGGAGTTCACGATCTCCGAGCTTCGCGGCGTCTACGAGGCGGTCTGGGGGATCCCGCTCGACCCCCGCAACTTCCACCGCAAGGTCACCAGGACCCCCGAATTCGTCACCCCCACGAGCGCCACGACGACCCGCGACGGCGGCCGCCCCGCCCAACTCTTCCACCGCGGCACCGCCACCACCCTCCACCCGCCGATGACCCGCGCCTGA